The sequence TATCCCGACGGGCTCATAACCCGTAGACCGATGGTTCAAATCCATCCCTCGCTATACCTTTTTTCTGGTTTTCATTTTATGAGTTCTGATACGTGTCAGTTTCTTAATAGGTATATACTCAGTACCACAGGTCTTGATAGTATACCATATACTGTCAGAAAAAAGAGTGTTACCCCCAATAATCCATGGTTTGGCTCTTTTTCATTATATCTGGTCACGTTGTCAGATCTAAGACAAATTATTTTTTTTCTCTGTTCAGGGAAAGAAGAACCAGGTGACGATTTAAAAGAAGAACTCGCAATATTTTTTCAGAATTCCGGTGCAGTAACAGGGTTTATCTGTTTCCATGATTCAGTTCTTCAGATAATACCACATCCTGGGAAAAATCCGGATTTCAGTCCGAATATTATTCCTGTATCTTCTTTCAAAACCGATGGAATAATTACAGAACATGCTCTCATAGCAGAAGAACTGAGTCAATATTTAGAAAATCTGCATAAAATCGTATCCAGAATTTTCTATCAGATTTTCGGTGAGAATGAAAAAAAATTCCGTGAACGGACGATTCTATCAGGCATCCTGGAAATCATACTTACACATATCTTACTTGATTATGGTATTGATGAAAATGCCATAAAAAGTAATGAAAATTTTCAAAATTTTATATACTTTGGATCTACGATTCCTGCATATCTGTTTGATGAGAGGAACATATCATCTGAAGATCAAGAGCTCCATTCAAAATTTATTGAAGAAGCATCTCATGTAAAAATTCCAAAAAATCTCCGAATCGGATGTATTGATCCGGTCATTTTTATAAGGGCACTTCATCTCCTTTTAAAACGAAAACGAACTCTTCAGAAACGAAAAAAAGATGATTTATTCCGGGATTGTGATATCTCATCACTCACTTCTTCTCCTGTTTTTCATCTCGCAATACAGGAGGTACAAAAAAATCACAGTGACATCGCAGATATTATTGATCCAAATTCTGGAACAGGTGAATTAGTCCTATTATTTCTCCGATTACGAGATCATACAGAAAAATCCCCACTTTCGCAAATGGAGAATGTAACCAGTTCCTTATTCTGTTCAGATCCCTCATATTCGTCGATCATGATTACAAGATTTGGACTGGTTCTTCATCTACTGAATGGAGAATTTCCTGAATCTAACATGAGCAATCGATTTAAAAACGAAATATTTGAATCAATTAATTCGCACATCAGGGTTGGTGATACCCTGTATACAAAAAAGATTCAAGAGGAGTTTATTTCAGAACAGGAAGCGAGATCTGCTATTTATGCGGTACGACCTCAATTTTCAGGCTGGCCTTGTATCTCATCCGAAAAACCAGGACTCATCATTACTGCCCCTTGTAGACAAACACCATTAATAGCAACTGAAATTCGGCAATATTTATGCAAGAGCTATTCTTCTTATTCTCATGAAGCGATGACATCTCTTTATATTGCTGAGAATGCAATCAGAAACCAGACATATTCATCTTTTATTTTCCTGCCTGCATCATGGCTGTCTGACCACCATGCCGGACCATTTCGAAGGATGGTTCAAACAAGTCGAATAACACACCTTATTATTGAAGAGTCCTCACGTCTGTCAAAAACATCTGAGTTATGGTCATGTATTATTACAGGGAATCCCTCATCTTCTATCAAAATTACCCGTATTCATGAAGATGGTACCAGTACTGTTTTTTATATGGACCGGTTGAGTCTTCCGAGGGATGATGGATGGAGTCTGGAAGATCCCACAGGGACACAGATTCTTACATTCCTTGAGACCGACTCTGTTCCTTTATCTGAATATTGCCTGGGAGCTTTGTACAAACCCACAGATATTTCCTGTGTCTACGATGGAATATGGATCTCCCTCAAAATAACAGATGATAAAATCTCTACGATATCCGGTGAAATACCAGATCCGAATGCCAATATTATTATAAGAGGGCCTGATTTCTATCTGGAGGGTATTCTTCAATCACCGCTTATTCAATGGTACTGGAAATTCATCTCTCATACTCATCGCCCATTGCATTCTTATATTCTGATCCAGTCCATTCCAATTCATCAACCAGACTGGTTTGATCAGGATGAAAGGGACAGTGTCAGAAAGATTACTTCATGGATGAAGGAGCGGACATTTCTTCTCAGGAGATTGAATTGTGCACGGGCATACCACGATAAAAAAAGAATTCAAAGACATCTTCAAAAGATCGGGGAAGAATTGCACGCTGAAATATGCCAATTATATCAGATACCTGAATCTTTTCAAGACTGGGTGTTACAAAACAGCGAATGATTCATGTCCCTTTGAGCTAAGTCTTCTTACGTGACATGATAATCAGGCAATTTTTCATCCCAGGTATTGCTCATAGTTCATATCTTCTTGGTGGAGTCTCATCTTGCGTAATTATTGATCCGGCCCGGGATCCTGAACCGTACCTCATGGCTGCAGATGAAGAAGGATTTAAAATTACTGGCATCCTGGAGACCCACCTTCATGCAGATTTTATTTCCGGGCATCTCGATCTCCACAAAAGAACTCATGCCCCAATTTATGCACCACAACGTGCTTCGTGTGAATTTTCTCATACCCCTGTCAGTGAAGGGAGCTTAATATCCCTTGACGATTGTTCGATATCAGTTATTGAAACACCGGGTCATACCCCTGAGCATATCAGTTATGTTGTAACTCATCTAAGCAGGGGTGACGAACCGGTCGCACTCTTCCCAGGTGATACACTCTTTGTGGGAGATGTTGGCAGACCTGATCTCTTCCCTGGGAGGGCTCATGAGCTGGCTGATGCACTCTATACATCCCTGCATGAAAAAATCATGACATTACCGGATCACTGCGAGGTGTATCCTGCTCATGGTGCTGGATCATTTTGTGGCAGGGCATTATCAGCCAAGCGATCGACCACAATCGGATATGAACGTAAATTCAATCCAGTTCTCCAAATAAAAGACCGGAATAGATTTATTCTGGAACTAACTGAGAATATGCCACCTTCTCCAGACCATTTTCGCAGATGTTCTGATATCAATAGGAAAGGTCCCACTCTGCTCTCCACACTTCATGATATTCAGCCCATCCCTCCCAGAAACGTTATGGATTACCTCAGAGAAGGAACATGTGAGATCCTTGATACAAGAAGATACGATGCTTTTGGATCAGCCCATATACCAGGGAGCTGGAATCTTGATAGTGAGATAAATTTCTCAACATTCACCGGATGGGTGATCCCTCCTGACAAGGATATTCTTCTTGCGGTTCATCGAGCGGATGAGATCACAAGGATTATTCCCATGCTTCACCGTGTGGGTATTGACCGGGTAATCGGATATATAGACGGCGGAGTTGTGAGATGGGCTCTGGCTGGAAATGTATTAGATCACATCCGGACGATATCAGTTCATGAACTTGATGCCCTACTCAGCGAGAAAGAGACTGTAGTACTTGACGTAAGAACAGCAGGAGAGTTCGCTGGATATCACATTCCTGGTTCAATTAATGTACATTGGCCAGATCTACGAACACGGGGGTCTGAACTTTCCAGAGATACACAGATTGCTGTCATCTGTGCAACCGGATCCAGATCCTCCATCGCCTGTAGTATTCTGAAAAGA comes from Methanospirillum hungatei and encodes:
- a CDS encoding MBL fold metallo-hydrolase; translated protein: MIIRQFFIPGIAHSSYLLGGVSSCVIIDPARDPEPYLMAADEEGFKITGILETHLHADFISGHLDLHKRTHAPIYAPQRASCEFSHTPVSEGSLISLDDCSISVIETPGHTPEHISYVVTHLSRGDEPVALFPGDTLFVGDVGRPDLFPGRAHELADALYTSLHEKIMTLPDHCEVYPAHGAGSFCGRALSAKRSTTIGYERKFNPVLQIKDRNRFILELTENMPPSPDHFRRCSDINRKGPTLLSTLHDIQPIPPRNVMDYLREGTCEILDTRRYDAFGSAHIPGSWNLDSEINFSTFTGWVIPPDKDILLAVHRADEITRIIPMLHRVGIDRVIGYIDGGVVRWALAGNVLDHIRTISVHELDALLSEKETVVLDVRTAGEFAGYHIPGSINVHWPDLRTRGSELSRDTQIAVICATGSRSSIACSILKRNGFSKLLNVAGGYTGWIAGGFGDKK